The region TAATTAAGTGGTTGCAGGAAGCAGAAGATTAAAGTCGGTGTACTCTGCCCAATGAGGGCCCGCTTCATACTTGTCTTCGACAATTTCTTCTTGCAGCTCCACATGTTTTTTCTTGCATTCCGCATAAAAaactttccattttatgtttttggcttgtataatctaaaagttaaaaacGACTTTAAAACCGAGGAATTTCaaagttttttgaattttacatttaaaaaaaattaaaattatatagaatATAGAATATagaatgtatttattttttaatacaagtTCCATAATCATATAAAAAGTTTGACTTTTCATACCGATTAAActgataatattataaaaagtatttaacaCGTTTTCATTCTCTCCTCCATTTTTCTTCATCTTGCTCTCATCACTTACATCCAAGGACAAGTGTTTGaattaataagataattttaaacatCAATTACAATTGTTGAAATTCACACATAACTTAACCTACGCaagaaaagggaaaataatTGTAAGAAAATTTGAGCTTCTTCCccaaatatagaataaaaaataaatccaaaCACAACAAGCAAGTATTCATTAGTACATCTATATCcacagacaaaaaaaataataaaaagaaaactcttAGCGAGTACCAGACACCTTTGTCGTCAATGTATCTTTCTTCGCGCGGAACCCACTGCTCGCTAGAAGGCTCATCAATGACAAAATCGTGTCAGACTGTCTAAGTATTACCTTGTTCTCCTCAACTTGCTATAGCCGCAGCAACGCGCATGTTGGCAGAGGCGATGACCTCCTTGTTCTCATTATAAAATGTGAGATTCAAAATTATAGTGACATCGTATTCTTGGAGCTGGAGGttcaacaataaaataagtGAAATCATCATTTTTATTACAACACATGTAAGAAGAAACTTTAAGCAAGAGAGAATACTTTGAGAACCCTATGCTTGTgtgtttacaaataaaaaaataataagaaactaCTTTctatattgattataattagaATTGGTacaaaaaagtttttttctttattgaaaAAATGTTACCACACCCACATTTAACTACAACTAATATAAAAAGTGTTCTTCTTTATTACAAAAGTTCCATCGCGTTTACTTTCTATACTAGTCATAACTACAACTGtgatgggtttatatatatatatatatatatatatatatgggttatggttatagtcattaagagattgtggttccatatgattatatgacattagtcttacacatataagacatttgacatcacttttaccccaaaaccttaaagcaatggtgttatgggtctttattcttatatagtgtttaattttgtcttttctatccaacgtggaactttttgactcacacttggactattcccaacaaacTAGTATAAAAAGCATTATCTTATTTACAATTCTGCAACTATGTCACTTATTATAGTGGGTAAATTATAACtgttataaaaagttatttttgcaCTAGTAAACcttaagattttttattaaagataatttCAATCTTTTATATGGATCTGACTAATATCTTATTGGTAATGAATTTTGTGTAACTATCTAATATTCAAAATCCAAATAGTGGTATTATAGTCAATATCGTCTTAGTGTTCAACTTCAATAGAGACAAAAAATCTTGATGTGGTAAGACTAACAATAGTTAGGTTTAGGGAAAGTGTGTCCAGATAAATGGGTGGGAAAAACATGTCTTGTTGTTGTTGAAACCCATGAAAAAACAAACTCACTTAGAATCATTGAAAGTCTTACatttagtaatatataaaaaacaaatttaaaaatgttgagCTAAGATTTTAGATCAGATGTATTGTCAATCTCTTATATAGATTTgaattgtgtattattattattattattattattattattattattattattattattattattattattattattattattattattattattacatctCTATAATAAAccattctaaaaaaaatatcactttacgtaattattatgtatttataaggAAGAAGAACATTCTCTTGATATGTTTTTGCATGTAGGaccattcaaaaataaaaattcatatagTGTTAAGCTATCTCAATATACATGGTCCTAGATCCCAATCAATTGTGTAGATGTCACATACCTAGCCCACAAGATAGAGACTTTAATTGGAAGTCATCGATCCTATTTTTTTCCATAATCTCACtccttttaataattttggacATATATTGCatttcattttacatttattcACCAATCTTTGTCTTGCTTTTATTTCCTCACCATTTCAAGACAAAACCAATTTTCCCATATAATGTGCTTTCATATAATATCTTTGTTTTATATTAGGAGTGtttataataatgatttaatACAATGTAATATTAGTAAATATATGTCTCTTTCATTAGTCAAGTTGGTTTTCTTTGATAGAACAATTCTTGGTCGAATAGTCCAACACGTGCGACTTAGTTAATTGGATTCCAAATatacaaattcaaataatatagaAATTATGGTATCCAGTTCACACAACATGAGATGTTgtcttttcaaaatattaaattgtgtGATTCTACACCATTAAGAATCTAAATACTACATTatctgtaaataaataaataaattatatcgaGATTGATTCTTATTTAAGTTTGTTTCATATATCATTGTTATTAAATCTTCATAAAAGATCTCATTAgtgatattaaattaatatcataaccaaagattcaactttttttatatgaatttaacttctttataaaatatttatgcatTGAAAATTCAAGTGTAAGTCTAAGTATGTAGAAATGTGAAAGTTAAACCCCTTATAAAGTTGAGAACTCAAACTCATTGTCGTAAAGTTTTGAGTTAAAAGTAGTGCTCATTCCTTTTGTGAATTAGGCTTAGGTTTCATTAGTGTCGTGTCTCCTCGATTATTCTTCTTTTGACAAACCTATCAATATTATCACAGTCGATGATTAGTTTTGGTGACcaactatataaatataatatagagAGTGTAACCATGTGGAATAGACTCACTCTTGAAGGGAAGATTTTGAGAATCCAAATATGAGTTTAAGTCTCACATTTAGTAGAATTGAGAATATTGAGCAACACTAAAAAGGAAAAACCATAAACTCACtgtcttaaaattttatgttaaaagtgGTATCAATATCTTATTTAGGTTGAATTCATATCTCACGGGTATTTGTCTCCTAGATAAATTATTCCCTTAAAATATCTATCACTATCAATATTATCAATtctttaagataataaatttatgcaaATTCAAACTTATATGTCATTAAACTTTGTAATTTTTACCATTTCCATTTAAGATTCAAATTCTCGTTTAAATTCGTAGCTAATAATATAAGAGTGATGTTTATGTTAATTCTTCTTCTTGTTCATTTCTATTTGTTCATATCTACTTCATTGGAAAGTTTTGACAGCCCATATGCTATCCATATCCATCCATTAGCACATCCATATTCTTCTTCCTTATCCTTATTAGTTTGTCAGTTTCGCAACCACTAAAGAGGGGTTTGTTTGATTTGTGGATTGAATTATACGTCGGAAATGATATTTTCGAAATACAATTTATCaagaatattgttttattaaaaaaatatttagttaatatCTATTACTTGTGGAATATTCTAGAAGTTAccctaatataaaaataatatatttttttaaaaaaggagagagataaaataagataatggtGAAAAATTAACCTTctctaaatttttctcttgGGAAGGCAGCACCAAAGGAACTTCGAAATTACATGACACAGAAATGTGGCATATCTCGTAGCTCGACAATGACTGTGAAGAATCCCTCTAGTCAAACATTAACAACCAATAGAAAATTCCTCATCACAACAGTTACCTTCATtggtcaatgttaacttaaaaaagaatattacaacaattgttttttttaatatagggACTAAAATCATGAGAAAAATGTGAGACCAACCacgaataataaattatgaagacactaaaattataatttagcctaagaaaaaataaaaatccatgTAATATATATGAGTCCAGATTTTTTAAAGGttaggttgggggttcgattttCACTGACAACAACCCATCCAATATGAATGGACGGAaaagggtgatgggttgggtGCATTGGGATGCAGTAACCTAACATGGTTGGGACACCACCcggtatgaatggacggagagaGGTGTGTACgttagggatgttacagttttGATATGTCTAATAGTCTCGTAACGCTTAAGAGTCAAAATCAATGacaatttaaacattttttttgtaattaacaCTCTGACACccttttaagaataaaatattgatataacTCTAAATCCCAAAGCAAACAATATTTCAGATGTTATCTTAATGAATTTATATGatcataagatttataattGAATGATAATAAGGAACTCAATaaccaattatatttatacttattttgattttatagtCTTTattgaggaaaaaaaaatctttgattATGTAGAAAGTACTTACTCAATTCTCTTATTCacttttaaacttaaatattttatgatttttcacTCTTACTTGAAAGTCGGAGAATATTTTATTACTGGATCTCTCGTTATGTTTATCAACCACTCAAATGTAAGTGTATGAGATTTTTGTTGAACAATATAGAGTGCTTTCATTTGGGTAATATAATTCAAGTGGATTCAGGTTTGGCATATGTTTTTGCTGTTGATTTTTCTCTCCAACACAAATAAGACACTCcaatatttaagtaaataactattgaattaaaatgacaataaatttttattcagaTCGAGAATTTGGAATGTTTTTCGTGTTTTATATGACCtattaatgataaatattttccaaaagtCAATATAAACGTGTAAGAAAGTCTAACCCTTGCTGAACTTGACAAAATGGTGGGCGAACCAAAATAATCATTGATTGTAACACAAATTAAATGTAGTATAtatagtatttataaaaaaaattccttatttattacatatcgtcttaatttttccaaaatttgtagaattttttgtagaaaaaaaatctcaataaaatcttaaaattcatgGAAAAAATCGTACAAAAAGTCCACAAAAATTAAGTGATCTATCATTTGTTTTGCACCACAAGCTAAGCTTTCCAAGTTTTATTCACCTTATCACTTGACCTATCTCATGGTtgactataatttttattaaaggaTTAAAAGATATCGGtggacataaaaaaaaatgctaaataaaacttaacaaataacataatagaaaaaaaatatataaaaaacacgACACTGATGTTTAAAAGTAATGGATTATGGAATATgtgattataaataaaaaatagttagtaGTAGTGACTTGCTTCATATGACAATGCtctcaacatttttttcttacaacgCATGCATGGCTTCATACAACATTCTCATCTTCTTCATCCTTAACTTCCTCAACTTTGCAATCACCGAGCCACAAGATTATCCTCCACTCTACCAATATTGTTCCAGTGAACAAACCACCGACAATACCTCTCTCCAAGTTAATGTCAAAACCCTCCTTAGTAACTTGTCTTCTCTGTCCTCTGGCCACACCCAATACCACACCAATTTCTCATGCGCAAACCCCTCAGACTCTATCTATGGCTTGTTCATGTGTAGGGGTGACACTTCACCTCATCACTGTCAAAAATGCGTTCAAGGTGCCAAAACCAAACTATCCTTAGATTGTTCTTTGTCCAAGGAATCTGTCACTTGGTACGAAGAGTGCATGGTTCGGTATTCCACCAACTACTTCTTCTCCACCGTGGCCACAACCCAGTGCAACACCGGCAAGGTGGTCTCAAACCCTGAAAGCTTCATGCAGTTATATTTTCTGACCATGAACCAAACAGCAGATGAAGCAGCACGTGTTCCAGAGGTTCACAACAATACCAAGATGTTTTCTACGAAGCAAGCACACGTGTCTGGTTCTCACACCCTTTATTGTATGGCTCAATGCACACCAGACCTATCACCCAGTGATTGCAGAAGCTGCCTCGGTGAAGCCATAAGGGATGTTCCAAACTCTCCACAATGTTCTGGGGTGAGACTCGGAGGGAAAGTTCTTTATCCCAGTTGCAACATTAGGTATGAATCTTATCCTTTTTATCTCGTTCCACCAACAAACCCTTCATCTGAGCTTGTTCCCGAAACAAGAACCTCTCACCATGCAGATTTAACGTTTTCAGAAGACCCTCTTTATCTCTCTCACAATTGTTCAAGCAATAACAAAACCCTCGTTTCTAATAACGCTTCACAAATAAGCCTCAACACTCTCTTCTCTTACCTATCTTCCAACGCCACCAAAAGGAAATATTACGAAGCTGATGTGAACAGCACAGTTTATGGCCTCTTCATGTGCCGAGGTGATGTCTCCTATTGCGTGTGTGAAAAATGCGTCCAAAACGCAACACGGCAAATAGCATTAGATTGCAAGTCCTTCCAAGAGGGTATAGTTTGGTACAGCCACTGCATGGTTCGCTATTCCTTCAGAAAAATTTTTAGAACAGTGGAGACAAGTCCTAAGTTTTCGGAGCTGAATAAGACTGTCGGAATCGAGGAACAAAGTTTCTTCAGTGTTACGTTGGCGAAGACGCTGGATAAGGTTGCGGTTATGGCAGGGGACAGTGATGACAGATTTGGAAAATACTCAACGAAACTGAATGATCAACAAACCCTTTACACTCTTGCTCAATGCACGCATGATTTGCCTACTGACGATTGCAAGGGTTGCTTGGGAATTTTGATAGGAACAGAAATTCCATGGTCTGGTTTGAAAAGCATAGCGGGAAGAGTTCATTATCCTAGTTGCAATATCAGGTTTGAATTTTCCCAGTTTTACTTGGACAAACACCAGCAGCACAGTAAGGGCTTTTATTCATCTGCAAAACCAggtataataatatatgtagtTGTTGTATAAAGCTTCTTCGCAAAATCACTGAATTTTACTTGCAAAGATTATAATACTTTTGAATGACTGTGATGATGTTTTTATGTTTCATGTGCGTgaaaattatcataaataatactGAAATACTTTGTGACTTGTTTTATTCAGGAAAGAAAAGAATCAATGTACGAAGAATTATATTAGTTACTGTGCCCACAATTATTTTGATGAATCTCTTGTTCGTGGCTTGGTATTTTCAAAGGAGAAATACAAGAAAGAGCCATGCGACTATTCTCAAGGAAAATTGTACGTGCTGTAAAAAGATTACTTTCACTGATACAAGAAGTATAACTAACAATTTGATCATATTTGCTAGTTGGTCATGAAACTGCCACTTTGGAGCCCTTACACTTCAATTTGACAGCAATTGAGTTAGCTACTAATAATTTTTCCAACGAAAACAAGATAGGTAGAGGTGGATTTGGAGAAGTTTATAAGGTAAAAGATCGATAATATATAGTCTTTTCATTGAGTAAACAAAATTTggatatatttaatgtttttaatttgtaaatattgtaGGGTATTCTTCCAAATGGACGTCGAATTGCGGTGAAAAGACTCTCAAAAAGTTCTAAACAAGGTGTTGCTGAGTTCAAGACTGAAGTTTTATTAATTGCAAAACTTCAACACAGAAATTTAGTAGAATTTATTGGTTTTTGtctagaggaagaagaaaagatactTATCTATGAGTATGTGCCCAACAAAAGTCTCGATCACTTTTTATTTGGTTAGATACTTTCAAACTCAAACTTCCTAGTCAATGTTTATATTCATCCTTATATGGTCTCTTTCAATCAAGTTGATTTAGTCTCTTTCAATCAACTTCATTTAATTTCATccatatattacatatattacaAAGACATGTTTCATACTTACAtattatttaaactattttgtAGATCCTCAACCACAAAAATCATTAAGTTGGTGTGAACGATATAAAATTATTGGAGGTATTGCACGAGGAATTGTTTATTTACATGAACATTCTCGACTTAAGATCATACATCGTGATCTTAAACCAAGTAATGTTCTACTTGATGAAAATATGACTCCAAAAATTTCAGATTTTGGCATTgctaaaattattgaaataagtCAAGACCAAGAAAGCACAGATTTAATTGTTGGAACTTGGTAAGTTGACAATGTTCATCTATCTttcccttttttgtttttatgaaaCATATACTTGAATAAATGTTAatttgtgtaattttattttatagtggTTATATGTCTCCAGAGTATGCAATGTTTGGACAATTTTCGGAAAAATCAGACGTGTTTAGTTTTGGAGTAATGGTTTTAGAGATTATTACAGgaagaaagaatatatattcTCCTGAACCACGTCGTATAGTTGATGGTCTCCTAAGTTATGTGAGTATTgtaattaaacaatttatttcttGGTTTCAAACATAAAGCAAGGACCTTTTATAATGTCTAATTTGACATTATTATAGGTTTGGAAACAATGGAGGGCTCAAACACCATTAAGCATCTTGAACTCAagtattaaagaaaattatgcaGAAATTGAAGTTATAAAGTGTATTCAAATTGGTTTATTATGTGTTCAAGAAAGTCCCGATGTTAGACCAACAATGGTAACAATTGTTTCATATCTTGATGGTCACTTTAGTGAATTGCCAACTCCACAAAGACCAGCATTTTTCTTGCACGGAAGAATGGACTCAAAATCTATTGGGAGGAAATCTAGTTCTAGGAGATTTATGAATATTTCTACACCATTATCAATCAATGAAATGTCTACAAGTGAATGTTTTCCTCGCTAATGAATTAATTATCATGAgtatttttattgaatgataGTGCCTTGTCTCTAATAATTGTTAAAACAAATAGGCCAATCTTCTTAAACTAAGACCGGGGGGAGGGGGTTGAGTTACTTTTGCAAAAATTTagcttaatttgtttttttcaaaaccaatttttaaaaagaaaagctTGTTAACACAATGTGATTGGATGCTTAAGTGTTGGATTGTTTATACCATGACAAAATAAGGTGAAGGAAAGATAAAACACACATAGGGGTTTATACTGGTCTGATTCCTTAGAATCTACATCCAGATTCCCCTAGCAAACACAACTAGAGAATTTTTCCTATTTCTCAAAAGATTTACAAGATTAACAAAGGATTTAGAAAATCTTAACTCAAAGACACAAGACAAGAAAAATACTTATGCAAGGGTACACACATTTGAAGTAAACACAATCACAAACTCAATGATTTTCAGATAACAAAATACATATTCTAAAAGCAGTAATCAGATTGAATACACATATTCAATCAAATTTTCCTTCATCTTGACAAGTCAGGATCCATTTGTTTAACTCCAATCTTGAAGGTTTTGTATGAACTTCAGTTGTTTCCTTCAATGTGCTCCAAGAAGACTTTCTCTGAATCTTTTCCAGAAAtgaattgttcaattttgtcaAAACGAAATTCCATATTTAATGATCAAATACTTATTCTAAGAATTTTAGTCGACTCTATTATTATCCTAATGGATTAGCTCTCTAATCTATTAGATTATTAACCTAATAGATTAATTTGACAGTTTTTCAGATACCTTTCAAACTTTTATACCATGTTGATTCATAATAGATTATGCAAAAGTTTAAGATTCTAATGAGTTCTAGTTTGGCCTAATTCTAACACATCTTGACTTTTATCCTAATCATACGGAGAAATACTTGTCATGGTCCATTTTCCTATTTTAGAGACatcataaaaaatgaacaaCTCTGCCACACACAGATTTCAATTCTAGTTCAATTCTCTAGGCACAACaatcacctttttttttaattttttggtaaaATCTATTGACAATTCGAATTTACCAACGAATTTGTTTTCATCAATAAATTTTGTCAATAACTCCAATAATTTGTGTAGTAATCGTCACGAAAAGGAAATATC is a window of Vigna unguiculata cultivar IT97K-499-35 chromosome 4, ASM411807v1, whole genome shotgun sequence DNA encoding:
- the LOC114182591 gene encoding cysteine-rich receptor-like protein kinase 10, which translates into the protein MASYNILIFFILNFLNFAITEPQDYPPLYQYCSSEQTTDNTSLQVNVKTLLSNLSSLSSGHTQYHTNFSCANPSDSIYGLFMCRGDTSPHHCQKCVQGAKTKLSLDCSLSKESVTWYEECMVRYSTNYFFSTVATTQCNTGKVVSNPESFMQLYFLTMNQTADEAARVPEVHNNTKMFSTKQAHVSGSHTLYCMAQCTPDLSPSDCRSCLGEAIRDVPNSPQCSGVRLGGKVLYPSCNIRYESYPFYLVPPTNPSSELVPETRTSHHADLTFSEDPLYLSHNCSSNNKTLVSNNASQISLNTLFSYLSSNATKRKYYEADVNSTVYGLFMCRGDVSYCVCEKCVQNATRQIALDCKSFQEGIVWYSHCMVRYSFRKIFRTVETSPKFSELNKTVGIEEQSFFSVTLAKTLDKVAVMAGDSDDRFGKYSTKLNDQQTLYTLAQCTHDLPTDDCKGCLGILIGTEIPWSGLKSIAGRVHYPSCNIRFEFSQFYLDKHQQHSKGFYSSAKPGKKRINVRRIILVTVPTIILMNLLFVAWYFQRRNTRKSHATILKENFGHETATLEPLHFNLTAIELATNNFSNENKIGRGGFGEVYKGILPNGRRIAVKRLSKSSKQGVAEFKTEVLLIAKLQHRNLVEFIGFCLEEEEKILIYEYVPNKSLDHFLFDPQPQKSLSWCERYKIIGGIARGIVYLHEHSRLKIIHRDLKPSNVLLDENMTPKISDFGIAKIIEISQDQESTDLIVGTCGYMSPEYAMFGQFSEKSDVFSFGVMVLEIITGRKNIYSPEPRRIVDGLLSYVWKQWRAQTPLSILNSSIKENYAEIEVIKCIQIGLLCVQESPDVRPTMVTIVSYLDGHFSELPTPQRPAFFLHGRMDSKSIGRKSSSRRFMNISTPLSINEMSTSECFPR